A stretch of the Aegilops tauschii subsp. strangulata cultivar AL8/78 chromosome 4, Aet v6.0, whole genome shotgun sequence genome encodes the following:
- the LOC109752072 gene encoding uncharacterized protein gives MAPPQEGEQCGRPASSVLIWVVTVLLLLAVLGGGGCLVAYVLLPPSEAPGWIPCVGLGLVSLPWAFWLATVAYRCVTARSADRAVAPAAAGS, from the coding sequence ATGGCGCCGCCCCAGGAGGGGGAGCAGTGCGGGCGGCCGGCCAGCAGCGTGTTGATCTGGGTGGTGACGGTGCTGCTGCTCCTTGCCGTGCTCGGGGGCGGCGGGTGCCTCGTGGCCTACGTCCTGCTGCCGCCGAGCGAGGCGCCCGGATGGATCCCATGCGTCGGCTTGGGGCTCGTGTCGCTCCCCTGGGCGTTCTGGCTCGCCACGGTCGCCTACCGGTGCGTCACGGCGCGCTCGGCCGACCGCGCCGTGGCGCCCGCGGCCGCCGGCAGCTAA
- the LOC109752084 gene encoding uncharacterized protein: MASDRVEVDTARPFRSVKEAVAVFGERILVGGSNSRYNGNAVALADPHANATPSAKHEDSSRSSTATLSPNAMAEVDAEPGPEAMTAIVPMYSAHSSPSFTSPRSAYEDDGELGCQDEEAGLAVVSSIKKLEAEVADTRREVLQLRKRGTEMEMAVATLNAQLHRGLSRLAEIEADKAAAAARRSIGGDTDVMAAAMVRSERWAEKSSTYSSEYLPSFSHALSLGEIDDDLLGGRRRKAQKVKPIVPLIGDILFSKSFSKRKSGKDSGDLSGVLG, from the coding sequence ATGGCCTCTGATCGCGTCGAGGTCGACACCGCCCGCCCTTTCCGGTCCGTGAAGGAGGCGGTCGCGGTGTTCGGGGAGCGCATCCTCGTTGGAGGGAGCAACTCCAGGTACAACGGCAATGCGGTTGCCCTCGCCGATCCGCATGCCAATGCCACCCCTAGTGCCAAGCACGAAGATAGCAGTAGGAGCAGTACCGCCACCCTTTCTCCAAATGCAATGGCAGAGGTAGATGCGGAGCCAGGGCCAGAGGCAATGACAGCTATCGTGCCAATGTACTCCGCGcactcctcgccgtcgttcacgtCGCCGCGTTCGGCGTATGAAGACGACGGCGAGCTTGGTTGCCAAGACGAGGAAGCCGGGCTCGCGGTTGTGAGCTCCATCAAGAAGCTGGAGGCGGAGGTGGCCGATACGAGACGGGAGGTGCTGCAGCTCAGGAAGAGGGGCACCGAGATGGAGATGGCCGTGGCCACCCTCAACGCGCAGCTCCACCGAGGCCTCTCGAGGCTGGCCGAGATCGAGGCCGACAAGGCTGCGGCGGCGGCACGCCGCAGCATCGGTGGAGACACCGACGTGATGGCGGCGGCCATGGTGCGGAGCGAGCGGTGGGCCGAGAAGTCCAGCACGTACAGCAGCGAGTACCTGCCGTCCTTCAGCCACGCGCTGAGCCTCGGCGAGATCGACGACGACCTGCTCGGCGGCAGGAGGAGGAAGGCGCAGAAGGTGAAGCCCATCGTGCCCCTCATCGGCGACATCCTCTTCTCCAAGAGTTTCTCCAAGAGGAAGAGCGGCAAGGACAGCGGGGATCTCTCCGGCGTGTTAGGGTGA
- the LOC109752081 gene encoding uncharacterized protein codes for MEKSRYGSCSHHGLLLALLICLLFDLSMARVQPLRLNKVQESTMRNLSSMVSTMAPWSHWDTTDPNPCLWSGITCSVPSNRPGSSAVVLHLSMSRFGLSNSTVIACLCSLDTLESLDLSKNRFTDLPQQLSSCPLGARLRTLNLSYAQLPGPLGDFTGFRKLEVLDFSFSLLSGNVDEQLSSLPRLRSLNLSYNTLGGSLPTIMVHSLKELVLSGNGFSGLIPSEITMNTEMLDLSYNKLSGEIPPDLFLAGGLHTVDLTGNRLEGHIPQGFSRSLYRLHLGGNLLDGSIPGSIGDASSLSYLELNNNHLAGGIPRQVGRCSRLVLLNLASNQLNGAVPAEIGKLDSLAVLKLQINNFDGHIPSTLVNLVNLNVLNLSQNSFTGEIPHEIFQLPRLSNINLQGNKITGAIPTSISSPQSLIELHLGDNELTGVIPTMPTSLSALLNLSHNHLSGSIPSNIGILKDLEILDLSYNDLSGPIPSSLEGLQSLTELVISYNQLSGSLPAFRESVAVDSTGNPDLLNYTANASDVMTSTEDHSSAIWVAAVSFVVGFVVSFYGDGIRHGWLTG; via the coding sequence aTGGAGAAGAGCAGGTATGGCTCATGTTCTCACCATGGGTTATTGCTAGCGCTGCtgatttgcttgctgtttgatTTGTCCATGGCCCGCGTGCAACCACTGCGGCTAAACAAAGTGCAGGAAAGCACCATGAGAAACCTTTCAAGCATGGTCTCCACCATGGCTCCGTGGAGCCACTGGGACACAACCGACCCGAACCCGTGCCTGTGGAGTGGGATCACTTGCTCTGTGCCGTCTAACCGCCCTGGTTCATCTGCAGTTGTGCTGCACCTCTCCATGTCTCGCTTTGGCCTCTCCAACTCCACCGTAATTGCCTGCTTATGCTCCCTTGATACCTTGGAATCTCTGGACCTCTCAAAAAACAGGTTCACCGATCTGCCACAGCAGCTCTCCTCATGCCCCTTGGGTGCTAGATTGCGGACGCTCAATTTGAGCTACGCTCAGTTGCCTGGACCGCTCGGCGACTTCACTGGTTTCCGCAAACTGGAGGTTCTTGATTTCTCCTTCAGTTTGCTGAGTGGAAATGTAGACGAACAGTTGAGTTCTTTGCCCAGATTAAGAAGCTTGAACCTTAGTTACAATACACTTGGTGGTAGCCTCCCAACAATAATGGTCCACTCTCTGAAGGAACTGGTGTTGTCTGGCAACGGCTTCAGTGGTTTGATACCTAGTGAAATCACCATGAATACAGAGATGTTGGATTTGAGTTACAATAAGCTTAGTGGTGAGATACCTCCTGATCTGTTCTTGGCTGGTGGTTTGCATACCGTTGATCTCACCGGCAACAGGCTTGAAGGGCACATCCCACAAGGATTCTCTCGCAGCCTCTATCGCCTTCATCTCGGAGGAAACTTGCTCGATGGTAGTATCCCAGGCTCGATTGGTGATGCCTCAAGCTTGTCTTATCTTGAGCTGAACAATAACCACTTGGCGGGAGGCATACCCCGACAAGTTGGCAGATGCAGTAGGTTGGTTCTCTTGAATCTGGCAAGCAATCAGTTGAACGGTGCAGTGCCCGCTGAGATCGGCAAACTTGATAGCCTGGCTGTTCTGAAACTCCAAATAAACAATTTTGACGGACATATACCAAGCACACTTGTCAATCTGGTGAACTTGAATGTACTGAACCTTAGCCAAAACTCATTTACTGGAGAGATACCACATGAAATTTTCCAGCTACCACGGCTTTCAAACATAAATTTGCAGGGCAACAAGATCACTGGCGCCATTCCAACTTCAATCAGTTCACCGCAATCTCTTATTGAGCTTCATCTCGGGGATAATGAGCTCACTGGTGTCATCCCCACAATGCCGACCAGCTTGAGTGCACTTCTGAATCTAAGTCACAACCATCTCAGTGGGTCTATTCCTTCAAATATTGGCATTTTGAAGGACCTGGAGATCCTTGATCTTTCCTACAACGATTTGTCTGGCCCGATACCATCCTCGCTCGAAGGTTTGCAAAGCTTGACAGAGTTGGTGATTTCTTATAATCAGCTCTCTGGATCCCTTCCAGCATTTCGAGAATCTGTGGCAGTCGATTCCACGGGAAATCCAGATCTTCTTAACTATACCGCCAACGCTTCAGACGTGATGACAAGCACCGAAGATCACAGCTCGGCTATATGGGTTGCGGCAGTTTCATTTGTGGTTGGCTTCGTCGTCTCTTTCTATGGGGATGGGATCAGACACGGGTGGCTTACAGGTTGA